CCAACAGGGGCTGGACGTCCACCTGTTGATTATCGAGGACGAATCCCAGTACGCAGCAGCCATGGCCTCGGGAAATATCGACGGCCTGGGCAATGTTCTGGATCGGGAGATCATCCACTTTGCCAAGGGGACCCCGGAAGTGGTCCTCTTTGCCATGGATGAGAGCACGGGAGGCGACGGCATTGTGGCTTCCCAAGAGATCAAAAGCCTGGAAGACCTCAAGGGAAAGAGCGTGGGGCTGGACAAGTCGTCCACATCGTACTTCTTCTTTTTGACCGCCTTGCAGAAGGCCGGGGTTCCTGAGGACAGTGTGACCATTCATGAAATGGGTGCCAGTGACGCAGGAGCCGCCTTTGTTGCCGGACGTCTGGATGCCGCAGTGACATGGGAGCCCTGGCTGGCCAATGCAGGACAGCGTGAGGGCGGTCACGTTCTCGTCTCCAGCAGAGATCTTCCCAGCACCATTCTGGACGTCTTTGTCCTGAGAAAGGACGTGCTGGACGCCCATCCCGAAGTGGGCCTCAAGCTGACCACCGCCTGGAACAAGGCTGTTGCCTGGTATGAGGAGCACCCCCAGGAGGGGATCGCCATCATGGCCAAGGCCATGGGCGTGAGCAGCGAGGAAATGGCTGACATGGCCTCGGGCGTAACCTTTTTCAATGCCGCGAAAAACAGAACGTTTTTTGATAAAACCAGTGAGAACAACATCTACGAGGTAGCAGCCAGGGCTGGAAAATTCTGGCAGGAGAAGAAAATCATCACCAGTCCTGTGGCCATTGATGAGCTGATCACCTCGCAATTTGTCAATCAGGCTGCGCAGTAATGGCTCGGTCCATGGTTCATGTGGTGCGATGGGTCACAGGGCCCGTCGCCCTTTCTCTTCTTTCTTTCGGGATGATCCTTGCCCTATGGGCGGGTCTCTCCTGGACGGGCATGGTCAAACCCCTTTTTCTACCCCGGCCCGAAGCCGTGCTTTCGGCCTTTGTTGCCATGCACCGGGAGGGCATTCTGTGGTCGTACACGTGGGCATCCACCTACAGGGTCATGGTGGGCTGGTCCCTGGCGGTTGTGGCGGCCCTTCCCCTGGGGGTGCTCATTGCCTCCTCCAAACGGGCCGCAGGTTTTTTGTCCCCCCTGTTCGAGTTCTCCAGATACCTTCCTGTTGTCGCCCTGGTTCCCCTCACCCTGCTTTACTTTGGTATCGGGGATGGTCAGAAGTTCATGGTCATCTTTCTGGGTACTTTTTTTCAACTCGTCCTCATGGTGGCGGACTCCGTGGCCAATGTTCCCAGGGATCTCATCAGGGCATCGGCTACCCTGGGAGCGAACACCTGGCAGACGTACAGGCTGGTTCTCCTTCCGGGGGCTCTTCCCGGCATCATGGATGATCTGCGCATCACCATCGGCTGGGCATGGACCTACCTTGTGGTGGCTGAACTCATCGCGGCCAACTCAGGACTCGGGTACATGATCCTGCGGGCCCAGAGGTTTCTGGCCATTGACCGGATATTTGCCGGGCTCATCATCATTGGCCTGCTGGGGTTGGGCACCGACTATCTGTTCAAATGGCTTACCCGGGTGAGCGTTCCATGGTCTGAAAAAACGGCAGGGAGATAAGGATGCTCGAGATTGTCAATCTGACCAAGACCTATGGGACAGGGGAGAATACGGTCACAGCCGTGGACAAGGTGAACATGCACGTGGCCAAGGGCGAGCTGGCTGTGGTGGTTGGTCCCAGCGGGTGCGGCAAATCGACCCTGCTCAATATTGTTGCCGGACTTGAGCCGCGCACATCCGGTGAGGCCCGGATCATGGGCAGGGATATCCAGGGACCAGGAGCCGACCGGGGCATGGTGTTTCAGTCTTACACGCTGTTTCCCTGGCTCACTGTGCAGCAGAATGTGGA
The Desulfoplanes formicivorans DNA segment above includes these coding regions:
- a CDS encoding ABC transporter substrate-binding protein is translated as MKKMLTAVMAVCLLALLAGPAWSDVELKVAHATWVGYGPLYIAKEKGFFAQQGLDVHLLIIEDESQYAAAMASGNIDGLGNVLDREIIHFAKGTPEVVLFAMDESTGGDGIVASQEIKSLEDLKGKSVGLDKSSTSYFFFLTALQKAGVPEDSVTIHEMGASDAGAAFVAGRLDAAVTWEPWLANAGQREGGHVLVSSRDLPSTILDVFVLRKDVLDAHPEVGLKLTTAWNKAVAWYEEHPQEGIAIMAKAMGVSSEEMADMASGVTFFNAAKNRTFFDKTSENNIYEVAARAGKFWQEKKIITSPVAIDELITSQFVNQAAQ
- a CDS encoding ABC transporter permease yields the protein MVKPLFLPRPEAVLSAFVAMHREGILWSYTWASTYRVMVGWSLAVVAALPLGVLIASSKRAAGFLSPLFEFSRYLPVVALVPLTLLYFGIGDGQKFMVIFLGTFFQLVLMVADSVANVPRDLIRASATLGANTWQTYRLVLLPGALPGIMDDLRITIGWAWTYLVVAELIAANSGLGYMILRAQRFLAIDRIFAGLIIIGLLGLGTDYLFKWLTRVSVPWSEKTAGR